In the Carboxydothermus hydrogenoformans Z-2901 genome, CTTGTATCATCCCCAAAATAGTTCTTCATCGCTTCAATATACTTTTCCTTGTACATATTATTTCATCCCCCTTTATCCCGGTCGTCCATACCGTAAAAATTACGCCATTGGGGTTGGCATTTATATACTTGTCCTCTCAATCTATATTTCTATAATAACCTTATCCGCCGCTATTGTACAGACAAAACTGCTTTTCCTTTTATCCTGCTGAGGATATCTAAACAATTAATCTTTTTAACTCATCAAAAGGCAAAAAATTAAAGGCTGTTAACCTTTTGCCAACAGCCTCCGTTTTAATCTCATTTTTTAATCTTTGCCAATCGCAAATACCTTCCCAGGCAATTTACACTCTAAGGTTGGTTTAAGATGAAAAATTTCTCATTACTATAAATTAAAAGGTCAACCGGAACTTTAACGTTGGGGCCATACACTTAATACGCAAATACAAGTTTTAAATCAACGATAAGATCGTCAAAAATGGATACTCTGATTACATCATCATCCGTATATATCTCTGGTCTGCCATACCTTTTGTTGGCTTGCAAAGTAAATACACTTATAATTTTGCTGTCAGGCTCTACTATCCAATATTCTTTTACACCAAATTTTTCATATAAATTAAATTTTTCTACTTCATCTTTTCTTGCGGTAGATGGAGATACAATCTCTACAATTAAATCAGGAGCTCCTTTGCATCCCTCAACATCAAGTTTTGCTTCATCACATACCACCACTATATCAGGCTCAACAACAGTTTTTATATCTTCATCATTTTTTTCATTACTGGAAGGAAGCCTAACACCAAAAGGTGCATGATAGACCTTGCACGGCTTATCTTTAAGATAATTGTAAAACTGATTAAAGATCGCTCCCGAAATTTCCTGGTGAATTCTTGACGGCGGTGCCAGCAAATAAACCTGTCCATCAATTAATTCAATTCTTTCCTCTTCCGGCCAGGTCAAATAATCAACATACGT is a window encoding:
- a CDS encoding Uma2 family endonuclease, which codes for MPLPKKDKIYTYVDYLTWPEEERIELIDGQVYLLAPPSRIHQEISGAIFNQFYNYLKDKPCKVYHAPFGVRLPSSNEKNDEDIKTVVEPDIVVVCDEAKLDVEGCKGAPDLIVEIVSPSTARKDEVEKFNLYEKFGVKEYWIVEPDSKIISVFTLQANKRYGRPEIYTDDDVIRVSIFDDLIVDLKLVFAY